A genome region from Thermoanaerobacterium xylanolyticum LX-11 includes the following:
- the ubiB gene encoding 2-polyprenylphenol 6-hydroxylase — translation MNLFSIFSTRRYIKRYREILKILTKNGFGFISEVLSKKKSIPFVYIRKNDLPIALSERIRITLEELGPTFVKMGQLLSTRPDLLPHDVINELSKLQDDVPPVEFDTMRQIVEDELGDKISNLFLTFDKEPIASASIGQVYRAITREGNDVVVKVQRPGVYEKITADIIILKTIAKILNERLTDSPVDFLDVVNELSESLLNELDYTLEGNNADKFRENFINEPYVYIPKIYWEYTTKKVLTMEYIDGISVKNKEKLRDSGFDLKRIAYNGAMSIFMQIFVYGFFHGDPHPGNILIRRDGKLSYIDFGIVGYIDRSNREMIVELFKAFVDNDTDEVVSILTDMDAIRDGVNIRHLKYDLSGIISYFYNTPLKNININDSAKKITSIIYKYKLIMPAEFTLLLKSLATIEGVGKELDPDFSISDIAKDFVKKIYINNFNFAKTLSENAKDLHKIYVHLKKFPSKLQGIISKILKDNVRVKLDIEETEKMKYDLNSMINKMIISIIAASLIIGSSLIMSLNGGYKVYGYNAVGLVGYLISFILCMAIVYYILFIEKKRK, via the coding sequence TACCGATTGCTTTATCTGAAAGGATTCGAATTACTTTAGAGGAGTTAGGGCCTACATTTGTGAAGATGGGGCAGTTATTAAGCACAAGACCTGATTTGCTTCCACATGATGTGATTAATGAGTTATCAAAGCTTCAAGATGATGTTCCGCCTGTAGAGTTTGATACAATGCGCCAAATCGTTGAAGATGAATTGGGAGATAAAATTTCTAATTTATTCTTGACTTTTGATAAAGAGCCAATAGCGTCTGCATCCATTGGGCAAGTGTACAGAGCAATAACGAGGGAAGGAAATGACGTCGTAGTTAAAGTCCAAAGGCCAGGCGTATATGAGAAAATAACAGCGGATATTATCATCTTAAAGACAATTGCAAAGATATTGAATGAACGACTCACTGATTCACCCGTTGATTTTTTGGATGTGGTAAACGAGTTGTCAGAGTCACTTCTAAATGAATTAGACTATACTTTGGAAGGCAATAACGCAGACAAGTTTAGAGAAAACTTTATTAATGAGCCGTATGTCTACATACCAAAAATATATTGGGAATACACGACAAAAAAAGTTTTAACAATGGAGTACATTGACGGAATCAGCGTTAAAAACAAGGAAAAATTGCGTGATAGTGGATTTGATTTAAAGAGGATAGCATACAACGGTGCTATGTCTATATTCATGCAGATATTCGTCTATGGATTTTTTCATGGCGATCCCCATCCAGGCAATATCCTCATAAGAAGAGATGGAAAGCTGTCATACATAGATTTTGGCATTGTAGGATATATAGACAGGTCTAACCGGGAAATGATAGTAGAACTTTTTAAGGCTTTTGTCGACAATGATACAGATGAAGTTGTTTCGATTTTAACAGATATGGATGCCATAAGAGATGGCGTAAATATAAGGCATTTGAAGTACGATCTTAGCGGGATCATCAGCTATTTTTACAATACTCCTCTTAAAAATATAAATATCAATGATTCTGCTAAAAAGATAACTTCAATCATCTACAAGTACAAATTGATCATGCCTGCAGAGTTTACGCTGTTACTAAAATCATTGGCGACCATTGAAGGAGTTGGAAAAGAATTAGACCCTGACTTCAGCATATCTGATATTGCTAAAGATTTTGTAAAAAAGATATACATAAACAATTTCAATTTTGCCAAAACGCTGAGTGAAAATGCAAAAGACCTCCATAAGATATACGTTCATTTAAAGAAGTTTCCATCAAAGCTTCAGGGGATAATTTCAAAGATATTAAAAGACAATGTAAGAGTAAAATTGGACATTGAAGAGACTGAAAAGATGAAGTACGACCTTAATTCAATGATAAATAAAATGATCATAAGCATTATAGCTGCGTCGCTTATAATAGGTTCATCACTTATAATGTCTCTAAATGGTGGGTACAAAGTATATGGTTACAATGCAGTGGGCTTAGTTGGCTACTTAATATCGTTTATATTATGTATGGCGATTGTCTATTACATACTTTTTATAGAAAAAAAGCGAAAATAA